TGGCAGACGTGTCTGCAGCGCAAATACACACGCCGGCATCTTTGCAAGGTTTACCCGTAGCTTATCCGCAGCCCATCGTGGAAGAAGCAAGTGCGCGCAGGATGGCTGCAGACAAAATCTACAGCATCAGACAAGATGCGGGACACGCTGAAGTTGCACAACGCATTGTTCAGAAACACGAGAGTCGAAAGGCGGGGCTCAACAGATCACGACGTGTACAGCGTCCGAAGACAAAAAAGCGGCACCGTGGTCAGTTGGAACTGCCGTTTGAATAGGTCAAAACAGGCGGTACATTGCCGAGCCAATCCTGAAAAGGCGCCATCCGGCTAAACAGTTTTACGTCAGGAATCCGCGTGATGAGTGCTGCGGGCTCCGTATTGTTACCCAATGCGCTGCCACCCAAAATCAGCCGGTAGGGGAGTGTTTTATCGTAAATGCGGTCCAGCAAACGGATCATGGCGTGCGCTTCGGGAATGCCCATTGGTGGCATCAAAGAAATACACACCAGCGCTGCACCATGTTTTAACTGTTGATGGGCAAACTCTTCGGTTGGTACGTTAAGACCGAGGTAAACAATTTTCCAGCCCATTGCTTCCAGCAACACCCGAACCATCAAGGCACCCAGTTCATGCACTTCGCCGCGGGCGCATCCAACAATTGCAACCGGGGGCGTTTCCGGTTTCTCCTTCAGTTTAAGTGCGCTGGTTGTGCTGAGGGTGACGAGAATATCCCGCATCACCTGCGTCATGCGGTGCTCGTCTCCGATGGTCAGATTACCTTCAAAATAGTTCACTCCTACCCGGCTCATAACAGGGCCAACCAGGTAGTCAAAGACCATCCCCACTGAATAACCCGTGTTAACCAGATGCGTCATGAGGTACGTCATGCGGGCTATTTCGCTTTGTTGTATCCACCGATAGCACAAAGCTACGAGGCCATTAAAATCAGTTTTCTGTTTGATTTGGTCGAGTAGTGCCCAAACTTCGCCGGCGTCAGCACCAAAATGCCGTAAGTGAAGGTCGATACGCTGCGTATTAGCAAATCGCACGAGGGCATGAATGGGAATACGCCTGTGTCCACCCGGTGTCAGCCAAAATTCGAGTTCGTTGGCGTTGCACCACCTCTTGACCGATGACTCGTGCACGCCAAGCATTTCAGAGGCTTGTCTCGTTGATACAGACCTGTCCTTGTCTGCTCTATCTGCTGATGTTGACTCCTGTAGCACTGCCATAGCTGTTCAGCTAATATTCTAAAGTTGCACGCAAGCGTAGAGACCTGAGGGTGGTGGAGTGGAAAGTTAGGTACGACAAACGATCATAATAGTTCGAGTCGAACGATTTGTATGTACGGACGCATCTCGATAAAAGTTGGTGCAGGAGGATCTTTGTGACCATAAATCTTCATTTTGAAGACAGAAAAGCACTTTCAAGCATGTTGATACATTTGTTGATAACGCTCTTTTTTGTATGAAAAGATCGTTAAGATACATCTTTTTGTTAGTGTGTATCGATCAAGTCGATCTTTTGATCTATTTAAGATCGAAATAAACTGGTTATTAATGGTCGGGATAGTGTAATATCGTTCAGTAATACTAAATCAGAACGTAATGTTAGTGTCTGATTTCTTTATCTCACCAAACTCGTAAGAGGTCCCTCATGTTTGAGATGCCTACACTCACCCCAGGGCAATATGCACTGGTCTTTAACATGTTTTCGTTTTCGATTGCTGCCATGTTGGCTGCTTTCGCGTTTTTCTTCATGGCACAAAATCGGGTAGCGCCGAAGTATCGAATTTCATTGATCGTGTCTTCCCTGGTTGTCGGCATTGCTGCATACCACTATTTCCGGATTACAGCCAGTTGGGAAGCTGCCTACACATTGAGCGGCGGCGAATATGTTTTCAGCGGTGAACCTTTCAATGATGCGTATCGCTATGTCGACTGGTTGCTTACCGTCCCGCTTTTGCTTGTTGAACTCGTGCTTGTGCTGTCG
The genomic region above belongs to Bacteroidota bacterium and contains:
- a CDS encoding cobalamin-dependent protein (Presence of a B(12) (cobalamin)-binding domain implies dependence on cobalamin itself, in one of its several forms, or in some unusual lineages, dependence on a cobalamin-like analog.), yielding MAVLQESTSADRADKDRSVSTRQASEMLGVHESSVKRWCNANELEFWLTPGGHRRIPIHALVRFANTQRIDLHLRHFGADAGEVWALLDQIKQKTDFNGLVALCYRWIQQSEIARMTYLMTHLVNTGYSVGMVFDYLVGPVMSRVGVNYFEGNLTIGDEHRMTQVMRDILVTLSTTSALKLKEKPETPPVAIVGCARGEVHELGALMVRVLLEAMGWKIVYLGLNVPTEEFAHQQLKHGAALVCISLMPPMGIPEAHAMIRLLDRIYDKTLPYRLILGGSALGNNTEPAALITRIPDVKLFSRMAPFQDWLGNVPPVLTYSNGSSN